Proteins encoded together in one Marinobacter sp. Arc7-DN-1 window:
- a CDS encoding helix-turn-helix domain-containing protein: MSASGPDKERQMLGLFLVPGAYLRVLAETVRQLGYNDRLLYEGLEFSPDDLKSNDSRVFVTDAIIMAKRAVNLAGQDGLSFTLARELRLTIHGTLGFAALTSPTFADALDSVRRYLHLRVPFLSMSQSEAGDQVLVKLCTEFEVPGLYPFLAETVSATLILLTEQLLDREDAAKHGFALEDGKLPGVTVRLSAPEPPWYQRFADQLPVRFEYGQADEMMVFPRELLDVRMRLADAEASRMARDQCEFELQKALKEQGDIVLAIRNMLRMMPGPLPSLEAMAERFCVSSRTLKRRLADRDTSYREIVESVLKDRAIQLLRYTNQSVSEIAYELGYADLSNFSRAFRKWTGKSASEFREGGPDPAPEVGP, translated from the coding sequence ATGAGCGCAAGCGGTCCGGACAAAGAACGGCAGATGCTGGGATTGTTCCTGGTGCCGGGCGCTTACCTGCGGGTTCTGGCCGAGACAGTGCGCCAGCTGGGCTATAACGACCGGTTACTCTATGAAGGCCTGGAGTTCAGCCCGGACGATCTCAAGTCCAACGACAGTCGGGTGTTTGTCACCGATGCCATCATCATGGCCAAACGGGCCGTGAACCTGGCCGGCCAGGACGGTCTCAGCTTCACGCTGGCCAGGGAGTTGCGGCTGACAATCCACGGCACCCTGGGCTTCGCGGCCCTCACCAGCCCCACCTTCGCCGATGCCCTGGATTCTGTGCGCCGATACCTGCATCTGCGGGTGCCGTTTCTCAGTATGAGCCAGTCCGAAGCGGGGGATCAGGTACTGGTAAAACTCTGCACCGAATTCGAAGTGCCCGGCCTCTACCCGTTTCTGGCCGAGACCGTCAGCGCCACCCTGATTCTGCTGACCGAACAGCTCCTGGACCGCGAGGACGCCGCCAAACACGGCTTTGCCCTGGAAGACGGCAAACTGCCGGGTGTCACCGTTCGCCTGAGCGCTCCGGAGCCGCCCTGGTACCAGCGGTTTGCCGACCAGCTTCCGGTTCGGTTCGAGTACGGCCAGGCCGACGAAATGATGGTGTTCCCCCGGGAGCTTCTCGATGTGCGTATGCGCCTGGCCGATGCGGAAGCCTCCCGAATGGCCCGGGACCAATGCGAATTCGAGCTGCAGAAGGCGCTGAAGGAACAGGGCGATATCGTCCTGGCGATCCGCAACATGCTCCGAATGATGCCCGGGCCGTTGCCGTCACTGGAAGCCATGGCCGAACGCTTCTGCGTCTCGTCGCGCACCCTGAAACGCCGGCTGGCGGACCGGGATACCAGCTATCGGGAAATTGTCGAATCGGTGCTGAAAGACCGGGCGATCCAGCTGCTCCGGTATACCAACCAATCGGTCAGCGAGATTGCCTACGAGCTGGGCTATGCCGACCTTTCCAACTTCAGCCGCGCCTTCCGGAAGTGGACCGGCAAGTCGGCCAGCGAGTTTCGCGAGGGTGGTCCGGATCCTGCCCCAGAGGTTGGGCCCTGA
- a CDS encoding metal-dependent hydrolase — protein sequence MLSTKTTEKKTAPVTRASNTPDNVTITAQRMGFEFGEQVPRYWVDNSYTISHIMNALSVLFPQGEQFFVDSVRAFRDQISDPKLKEEIRGFIGQEAMHSLEHIAMNQHVRDQGMPVEELEKHLEVVLGIARKLPKRHQLAITCALEHLTAMMADMLLERDDVRQDMDESMRPLWVWHAIEETEHKAVAYDVFQAAGGTYAERAFYLMFSTAALGVMSTYFTSRMMLNDRKNFSLKDTATGLWRLWGINGTFSSLIPTWLEYFKPGFHPWDHDNSDLIARFKEEIQAHIAPQYQKGNRRTLQ from the coding sequence ATGCTGAGCACTAAAACCACAGAAAAGAAGACGGCTCCGGTTACCAGAGCCTCCAACACACCCGATAACGTCACCATCACAGCCCAGCGCATGGGCTTTGAGTTCGGTGAGCAGGTTCCCCGTTACTGGGTCGATAACAGCTACACCATCAGCCACATCATGAATGCGCTCTCGGTCCTGTTTCCGCAGGGCGAGCAGTTCTTCGTGGATTCGGTAAGAGCGTTCCGGGACCAGATCTCCGATCCCAAACTGAAAGAGGAGATACGCGGGTTCATCGGCCAGGAGGCCATGCACTCACTGGAGCACATCGCCATGAACCAGCACGTTCGTGACCAGGGCATGCCGGTGGAAGAGCTGGAAAAACACCTGGAAGTGGTTCTGGGGATCGCCAGGAAGCTGCCCAAGCGTCACCAGCTGGCCATCACCTGTGCCCTCGAGCACCTGACCGCCATGATGGCCGACATGTTGCTGGAGCGTGACGATGTGCGCCAGGACATGGATGAATCCATGCGTCCGCTGTGGGTCTGGCACGCGATTGAAGAAACCGAGCACAAGGCGGTTGCCTACGATGTGTTCCAGGCGGCTGGCGGCACTTATGCCGAAAGAGCCTTTTATCTCATGTTCAGCACCGCCGCACTGGGCGTGATGAGCACCTATTTTACCAGCCGGATGATGCTGAACGACCGCAAGAACTTCTCGTTGAAGGACACCGCCACCGGTCTCTGGCGCCTGTGGGGCATAAACGGCACCTTCTCAAGCCTGATTCCCACATGGCTGGAGTACTTCAAACCCGGCTTCCATCCCTGGGATCACGACAACAGCGATCTGATTGCCCGTTTCAAGGAAGAAATCCAGGCGCATATTGCACCGCAGTATCAGAAGGGTAATCGCCGGACTCTGCAGTAA
- a CDS encoding class II glutamine amidotransferase, with the protein MCELLAMSANTPTDLCFSFTGLTRRGGQTGPHKDGWGVAFYEGKGVRAFHDADASANSRIAAVVQTHPIKSEVAICHIRQANVGDTCLANTHPFMRELWGRYWVFAHNGQLSGFGSTPGFYEPVGTTDSEALFCDILNHLRTHCDRNNGTDEIIDRLVRLSVAYASQGVFNLLLSNGDWLFTYCTTKMASITRRAPFGPARLKDADVTVDFESETTPNDIVSVIVTEPLTTDEKWDVYQPGEWRLWKKGEVIRSGVAKAGS; encoded by the coding sequence ATGTGCGAATTACTGGCCATGAGCGCCAACACCCCCACTGACCTGTGTTTCAGCTTTACCGGCCTGACCCGTCGGGGTGGACAGACCGGCCCGCACAAGGACGGCTGGGGCGTCGCCTTTTACGAAGGCAAAGGCGTACGGGCCTTCCACGACGCCGATGCCAGCGCCAATTCCCGAATCGCCGCAGTGGTCCAGACTCATCCAATAAAAAGCGAAGTGGCCATCTGCCACATTCGCCAGGCCAACGTCGGCGACACCTGCCTGGCCAACACCCATCCCTTCATGCGCGAACTCTGGGGTCGCTACTGGGTGTTCGCCCACAATGGCCAGCTCTCCGGCTTCGGTTCGACTCCAGGGTTCTATGAGCCGGTCGGAACCACCGACAGCGAGGCGCTGTTCTGCGATATTCTTAACCACCTTCGAACGCACTGCGATCGCAATAACGGAACCGATGAAATCATCGACCGCCTGGTCCGGTTGTCCGTCGCCTACGCCAGCCAGGGCGTTTTCAACCTCCTACTGAGTAACGGTGATTGGCTGTTCACTTACTGCACCACCAAAATGGCCAGCATCACCCGGAGAGCCCCGTTTGGTCCTGCCCGTCTGAAAGACGCCGATGTAACGGTGGATTTCGAATCGGAAACGACGCCCAACGACATCGTCAGCGTGATCGTTACTGAACCTCTGACCACAGATGAAAAGTGGGATGTTTACCAGCCAGGTGAATGGCGGTTATGGAAGAAAGGTGAGGTCATTCGATCCGGAGTGGCCAAAGCGGGCAGCTGA